Proteins co-encoded in one Anolis carolinensis isolate JA03-04 unplaced genomic scaffold, rAnoCar3.1.pri scaffold_9, whole genome shotgun sequence genomic window:
- the b3gnt9 gene encoding UDP-GlcNAc:betaGal beta-1,3-N-acetylglucosaminyltransferase 9: MRVQLKGDAICTLFLVVALFTILYSQLGHTSLREEPVKVQRRPSPATGRAFHALQRKLDARPTASGPGIISAMKELKVASESHVGTSPPPSTPSAFDFRQYLRDKDNRKFDILINQPKKCKRNPGGPFLLIAVKSLVEDFDRREIVRKTWGREGLVNGAQVQRVFLLAVPKNKTTLPTWEILVQQESQMYRDILLWDFLDTFFNLTLKEIHFLNWADEFCSNTKFIFKGDADVFVNVENIVHFLESRDPNEDLFVGDIIYNAQPIRKHKSKYYIPETMYGLGMYPVYAGGGGFLLSSSTMRKLSQACNQVELFPIDDVFLGMCLQRINLKPVMHEGFKTFGITKPSAAPNLQTFDPCFYKDLMVVHSLKVAEIWLMWNLLHNSRLSCTQRKQIKKAFRWKMKTKVTTLGYPA, translated from the coding sequence ATGAGAGTTCAACTGAAGGGTGATGCCATCTGTACACTCTTCTTGGTGGTAGCGCTCTTCACCATCCTCTATTCCCAGCTGGGCCACACTTCCCTTCGAGAAGAACCAGTGAAGGTCCAGAGGAGGCCTTCACCAGCAACAGGCAGGGCTTTCCATGCCCTCCAAAGAAAGCTGGATGCCAGGCCTACAGCATCAGGGCCCGGAATTATTTCTGCCATGAAGGAGCTCAAGGTGGCCAGTGAAAGCCACGTGGGCACCAGTCCTCCACCCTCAACACCTTCCGCCTTTGATTTCAGGCAGTACCTTCGGGACAAGGACAACAGGAAGTTTGATATTCTCATTAACCAACCAAAGAAGTGCAAAAGGAACCCAGGCGGCCCTTTCTTGCTCATTGCTGTCAAATCCCTGGTTGAGGACTTTGACCGCCGGGAGATTGTCCGGAAAACCTGGGGAAGGGAAGGGTTGGTGAACGGAGCCCAGGTCCAAAGGGTTTTCCTCCTGGCCGTCCCAAAGAATAAGACAACTTTGCCGACCTGGGAGATTCTCGTTCAACAGGAGAGCCAGATGTATCGGGACATCCTCTTGTGGGACTTCCTCGATACCTTCTTCAACTTGACTCTGAAAGAGATCCATTTCCTCAACTGGGCTGACGAGTTTTGTTCCAACACCAAGTTCATCTTCAAGGGCGATGCCGACGTCTTTGTCAATGTGGAGAACATTGTTCACTTCCTCGAGAGCCGTGATCCCAACGAGGACCTCTTCGTCGGAGATATCATCTACAACGCACAACCGATCCGAAAGCACAAGAGCAAATACTACATCCCAGAGACAATGTACGGGTTGGGTATGTATCCGGTCTACGCTGGAGGCGGAGGGTTCTTGCTCTCCAGCAGTACCATGAGGAAACTCTCCCAGGCCTGCAACCAGGTGGAACTCTTCCCCATTGACGACGTCTTCTTAGGCATGTGCCTGCAAAGAATCAACCTGAAGCCTGTCATGCATGAAGGGTTCAAGACCTTTGGGATTACCAAGCCCTCCGCAGCCCCTAACCTACAGACTTTCGATCCTTGTTTTTACAAAGACCTCATGGTGGTCCATAGCCTGAAAGTGGCAGAAATTTGGTTGATGTGGAACCTGCTCCACAATTCGCGACTCTCTTGCACACAGAGGAAGCAAATCAAGAAGGCTTTCCGctggaaaatgaaaacaaaagtgaCGACTCTTGGTTATCCTGCTTGA